A region of the Nitrospira sp. genome:
CGAACCAGCAGTTTGATCGCGGCTGCTGCCACATCGGTTGCTGAATGGGAGGCGGCCAGCCGATCAACAAGGGGTGTGAACCCATCCAGCTTCCCATCGCGCAAGACCTCTGCCATGGCCGCCTGGATCCGCTCCAACTGTTTGGCTCGAAGATCGGCGACACTGGGCACAGGCAAGACGGTGACCTGAGCTTTTGTGTGTTGCTCAATCGTTCGTAGCAGACGCTGTTCTCGAGGATCAAGAATCGTGATAGCCACGCCTTCCCGACCAGCTCGACCGGTCCGACCGATCCGATGCACGTACACCTCAGCGGAGGACGGGAGGTCGTAGTTGATCACGTGTGATACTTGGGGGATGTCCAGGCCGCGCGCAGCCACATCGGTTGCCACCAGCAACTCAGTTTGCCCGCCTTTGAATGCCTGCATCACACGGTCACGCTGCCCCTGGTTCATACCTCCATGAATCGCTTCGGCTCGATGGCCGCGACCCGTCAGCATCGCCGTCACTTCATCGACTTCTAGTCTGGTTCGACAGAAGACCAGTGCTGACTTCGCACCGGACACGTCGATCACACGGGCAAGCGCCGCCCCTCGATGCGGTCTCGTGACAATATAGGCCACTTGCTGGACGCGTGGAGCCGTGCCGGCTTTGACTGGTTCTTTGGCAATCGTAATCTCGACAGGATTGTGGAGATGCCGGTGGGCGATCGAACGAATCCGTGGAGGCATCGTCGCGGAGAACAAGGCGGTCTGTTTGGTCTTGGGCGTTCCGGTCAGGATCGCGTCCAGGTCATCCGCAAACCCCATGTCGAGCATTTCATCGGCCTCGTCCAATACGACGACCTTCACATCCTGCAGCTTCAGCGTGCCACGGCGGATATGATCCAAGGCTCGGCCTGGTGTGGCGACGACCACGTCGACTCCCCGCTTGAGCGCGTACAACTGCGGGCCGATGGCTTGCCCACCATAGACCGCTAACACCGTCATGCGTAATTCCTTGCCGTACCGTTGCATCGCTTCTCCGACTTGAATCGCCAACTCGCGGGTCGGGACGAGCACAAGCGCTGATGGGCGAGCCTTGGCTTCATGACCGATTCGCTGCAGCAATGGCAACGCAAATGCTGCGGTCTTGCCAGTGCCGGTCGCCGCCTGTCCGAGCAAATCTCGTCCTGCGAGGAGCGGCGGAATCGCTTCGCGTTGGATGGGGGTGGGCTCTTCGTAGCCCAACGTTTCCAACGTCGTGAGAAGCGGTGCTTCAAGTCCTAAGGAAACGAATCCTGGTGAAAATCCTGTTGCGGTCGGGCCGGCGGATGCTGATGGGTGACTCTGTTTCGTCACGGAAACCGTTACCTTTCTGCCAATGATGGTCGTGGAATCGTGGAGAGTAAAGAACGACGACTCACAGCAGACTTGATGTTACGTTGGAATGGGACGATAGCGCAAGAGCAGGATCAGCCTGTTTTCAAAAATCGTCAACAGGCAGGTCGCGAAGCACCACAGGTTCAAGCTGAGCCTCGGAACAGGATCGATTCACAGTGCGTCGGGTTCGCATCATGTTGTCCGAGGGGGATGGCTTTCACAAGATGGGCGGACAGGATGTTCAGTACCTGTCCGCCCCCACACGGTCACCAGCTGATTATGAGGCATCCTCTGTCCGGCAAAGTAATCCGGGGAGAAGCCTGCCGCCTTATAGCTTCGGTAGAGCCAACGCACGCACAGGAACCAACCGATCCTCTGTCGGGATCAGGAACATCATTTGTGCGAGGGCTCGGTATCTCGCTTCCAATGCACGGCATCGATTCACGAATCGGCTGGCGGATATTCGAGGGAAATAGTCGCGGTGCTGCTCGTAAAAGAGCGCCCGGCGTCCCCAACGCTCGGCTTTGAAGATGCACA
Encoded here:
- a CDS encoding DEAD/DEAH box helicase, which translates into the protein MIGRKVTVSVTKQSHPSASAGPTATGFSPGFVSLGLEAPLLTTLETLGYEEPTPIQREAIPPLLAGRDLLGQAATGTGKTAAFALPLLQRIGHEAKARPSALVLVPTRELAIQVGEAMQRYGKELRMTVLAVYGGQAIGPQLYALKRGVDVVVATPGRALDHIRRGTLKLQDVKVVVLDEADEMLDMGFADDLDAILTGTPKTKQTALFSATMPPRIRSIAHRHLHNPVEITIAKEPVKAGTAPRVQQVAYIVTRPHRGAALARVIDVSGAKSALVFCRTRLEVDEVTAMLTGRGHRAEAIHGGMNQGQRDRVMQAFKGGQTELLVATDVAARGLDIPQVSHVINYDLPSSAEVYVHRIGRTGRAGREGVAITILDPREQRLLRTIEQHTKAQVTVLPVPSVADLRAKQLERIQAAMAEVLRDGKLDGFTPLVDRLAASHSATDVAAAAIKLLVRTQGGERPEQEIPGASARQPEFGRPVRQAGRYDDRSRSTSSRPERRPTGPPRQGGQRETGMARVYIGAGHEAGIRPGDLVGAIANEVKVNSNVIGAIEIEDRFSIVDVPESLAARIVDQLGRARIKGRKVPVRLFR